One region of Pyramidobacter sp. YE332 genomic DNA includes:
- the nifJ gene encoding pyruvate:ferredoxin (flavodoxin) oxidoreductase, whose amino-acid sequence MAKRWKTMDGNMAAAHVSYAFTEVAAIYPITPSSPMAEDCDEWAAQGRKNIFGRVVEISEMQSEAGASGAVHGSLSAGSLTTTFTASQGLLLMIPNMYKIAGERLPAVFDVSARALATHALSIFGDHGDVMACRGTGFAMLASSSVQETMDLTAVSHLTAIKARVPFLNFFDGFRTSHEVQKIEVLDYDDLAKLVDYDAIAEFKADSLNPEHPYTKGTAQNPDIFFQAREACNRFYDELPETVAQYMEQISALTGREYHPFNYYGDPEAERVIVCMGSACQAAEETVDYLMARGEKVGLVIVHLYRPFSPKYFFRGLPATVKKIAVLDRCKEPGALGEPLYQDVCALFEEYAEAERPLVVGGRYGLGSKDTTPTQIKAVFDNLKNYKPVNHFTVGINDDVTYHSLPLGETVNAAPEGTIRCKFWGLGSDGTVGANKNAIKIIGDNTDLYAQGYFSYDSKKSGGITVSHLRFGKKPIKSTYLIENADFVACHKQEYLHQYDVTAGLKKGGVFLLNTQWTGMDALEANVPAKVKRYLAKNDIQFYVIDGTDIAQKIGLGNRTNMVMMSAFFKLANVIPMEDAVKYMKDAIQKSYGRKGEDIINMNNAAVDQGYGALKKIDIPAAWAEAADAPKTEAAGCCEERPDFIRDIVDPINAQEGDKLPVSAFVGIEDGRFPNGTSAFEKRGVAVFVPEWNKDKCIQCNQCSMVCPHATIRPVLLDEDEAAHKPAGFETLPVKAPKELAGLQFRIQVSPLDCLGCGNCADICPVKALEMKPLASQMAQAENWHFGIDHVSDKSDRVNTHNMKNSQFATPYFEFSGACAGCGETPYAKLVTQLFGDRMMIANATGCSSIWGASAPSMPYTTNALGQGPAWANSLFEDNAEYGYGMAMSVKNSRNDLTANVEALLASDTLPEEVRKALQGWYDVRNDAAGSKAAAEAVYEVLDCDLGDEELNAKLARVGDLADYLVKKSIWIFGGDGWAYDIGFGGLDHVLASGENVNVLVFDTEVYSNTGGQSSKSTPTSAVAKFAAAGKKVAKKDLGRIAMTYGYVYVAQCAMGADKNQLVKVLSEAEAYDGPSLIICYAPCINHGLRAGMGKSQEQEKKAVEAGYWHLYHYNPELEEQGKNPFVLDSKEPKASFRDFLMSESRYTSLAKTNPEMAEQLYAKAERDAKRRYCVYKSLAEAKPLEAE is encoded by the coding sequence ATGGCAAAACGTTGGAAGACTATGGATGGCAATATGGCCGCAGCGCACGTCAGTTATGCGTTCACTGAGGTCGCCGCGATTTATCCCATTACGCCTTCTTCGCCGATGGCCGAAGACTGCGACGAATGGGCGGCCCAGGGGAGAAAGAATATTTTTGGCAGGGTCGTCGAGATCTCGGAAATGCAGTCCGAAGCGGGCGCGTCAGGCGCTGTGCACGGTTCTTTGAGCGCCGGATCCTTGACGACGACTTTTACGGCTTCGCAGGGATTGCTGTTGATGATCCCCAATATGTATAAAATCGCCGGCGAACGCCTGCCTGCCGTTTTCGACGTCAGCGCCCGTGCCCTGGCGACGCATGCCCTCTCGATCTTTGGCGACCATGGCGACGTGATGGCTTGTCGCGGCACAGGATTTGCGATGTTGGCTTCCTCCAGCGTACAGGAAACCATGGATCTGACCGCCGTTTCTCATCTGACGGCCATCAAGGCGCGCGTGCCTTTCCTGAACTTTTTCGACGGCTTCCGCACTTCGCACGAGGTCCAGAAGATCGAGGTGCTGGACTACGACGATCTGGCGAAGCTGGTCGATTATGACGCGATTGCCGAGTTCAAGGCCGACTCTTTGAATCCCGAGCATCCTTACACCAAGGGGACCGCGCAGAATCCGGACATTTTCTTCCAGGCGCGCGAAGCCTGCAACCGTTTTTACGATGAGCTGCCCGAGACGGTCGCGCAGTACATGGAGCAGATTTCCGCTCTGACGGGACGCGAGTACCATCCGTTCAACTACTACGGCGATCCCGAAGCGGAACGGGTGATCGTCTGCATGGGGTCCGCCTGTCAGGCGGCCGAGGAAACGGTCGATTACCTGATGGCCCGCGGCGAGAAGGTTGGTCTGGTCATCGTCCATCTGTATCGTCCGTTCAGTCCCAAATATTTCTTCAGGGGCCTTCCGGCCACTGTCAAAAAGATCGCCGTGCTCGACCGCTGCAAAGAACCGGGCGCGTTGGGCGAACCTCTGTATCAGGACGTTTGCGCTCTGTTCGAGGAATACGCCGAAGCCGAGCGTCCGCTGGTCGTCGGCGGCCGTTACGGCTTGGGTTCCAAGGACACGACGCCGACGCAGATCAAGGCGGTGTTCGACAATCTGAAGAACTACAAGCCGGTCAATCATTTCACGGTCGGCATCAACGACGACGTGACCTATCATTCGCTGCCTCTGGGCGAGACGGTCAATGCCGCTCCGGAAGGAACGATCCGCTGCAAGTTCTGGGGCCTCGGTTCCGACGGCACGGTCGGCGCCAACAAGAACGCCATCAAGATCATCGGCGACAACACCGATCTCTATGCCCAGGGCTATTTCTCTTACGACTCCAAGAAGTCGGGCGGCATCACCGTTTCGCACCTCCGCTTCGGCAAAAAGCCCATCAAGTCGACCTATCTCATCGAGAACGCCGACTTTGTGGCCTGCCACAAGCAGGAGTATCTGCACCAGTATGATGTGACTGCCGGCTTGAAGAAGGGCGGCGTGTTCCTTCTGAATACGCAGTGGACCGGCATGGATGCCCTCGAAGCCAATGTCCCGGCCAAGGTCAAGCGTTATCTGGCCAAGAACGACATTCAGTTCTACGTGATCGACGGTACGGACATCGCTCAGAAAATCGGCCTGGGCAACCGCACCAACATGGTCATGATGTCGGCCTTCTTCAAGCTGGCCAACGTCATTCCCATGGAAGACGCCGTCAAGTACATGAAAGACGCCATTCAGAAGTCCTACGGCCGCAAAGGCGAAGATATTATCAACATGAACAATGCGGCGGTCGATCAGGGCTACGGCGCTCTGAAGAAGATCGATATCCCCGCGGCCTGGGCCGAGGCGGCCGACGCTCCCAAGACCGAAGCTGCCGGTTGCTGCGAAGAGCGTCCTGATTTCATCAGGGATATCGTCGATCCGATTAACGCTCAGGAAGGCGACAAACTGCCCGTCAGCGCTTTTGTCGGCATCGAGGACGGACGCTTCCCCAACGGCACTTCCGCTTTCGAGAAGCGCGGCGTTGCCGTTTTCGTTCCCGAGTGGAACAAGGACAAGTGCATCCAGTGCAACCAGTGCTCGATGGTGTGCCCGCACGCGACCATTCGCCCCGTGCTGCTCGACGAGGACGAAGCCGCTCACAAGCCGGCCGGTTTCGAGACGCTGCCGGTGAAGGCGCCCAAGGAACTTGCCGGCCTTCAATTCCGCATTCAGGTCAGCCCGCTTGACTGCCTTGGCTGCGGCAACTGCGCCGATATCTGCCCCGTAAAGGCTCTGGAGATGAAACCGCTGGCCTCTCAGATGGCTCAGGCGGAGAACTGGCATTTTGGCATCGACCATGTCAGCGACAAGTCCGACCGCGTCAACACTCACAATATGAAGAACAGCCAGTTCGCCACGCCCTACTTCGAGTTCTCGGGGGCCTGCGCCGGCTGCGGCGAGACGCCGTACGCCAAGCTGGTCACGCAGCTTTTCGGCGACCGCATGATGATCGCCAACGCCACGGGCTGCTCGTCCATTTGGGGCGCTTCCGCTCCCAGCATGCCCTACACGACCAACGCTCTTGGACAGGGCCCCGCCTGGGCGAACTCTCTGTTCGAGGACAATGCCGAATACGGCTACGGCATGGCCATGTCCGTCAAGAACAGCCGCAACGATCTGACGGCCAATGTCGAAGCGCTGCTTGCATCCGACACGCTGCCCGAAGAAGTTCGCAAGGCGCTGCAGGGTTGGTACGACGTTCGCAACGACGCAGCCGGCAGCAAGGCCGCAGCCGAGGCGGTGTACGAAGTGCTCGACTGCGATCTCGGCGACGAAGAACTGAACGCCAAATTGGCTCGCGTCGGCGACCTGGCCGATTATCTCGTCAAGAAGTCCATCTGGATCTTCGGCGGCGACGGCTGGGCGTACGACATCGGTTTCGGCGGTCTGGATCACGTCCTTGCCAGCGGCGAGAACGTCAACGTTCTTGTCTTCGACACCGAGGTGTATTCCAACACGGGCGGTCAGTCCTCCAAGTCCACGCCCACTTCTGCTGTCGCCAAGTTTGCCGCGGCCGGCAAGAAGGTTGCCAAGAAGGATCTTGGACGTATCGCCATGACCTATGGTTACGTCTATGTGGCTCAGTGTGCCATGGGCGCCGACAAGAACCAGCTGGTCAAGGTGCTGAGCGAGGCAGAGGCTTACGACGGTCCGTCGCTGATCATCTGCTATGCGCCCTGCATCAACCATGGTCTGAGGGCCGGCATGGGCAAGAGCCAGGAGCAGGAGAAGAAGGCCGTGGAAGCCGGTTACTGGCATCTGTATCACTACAACCCCGAGCTCGAAGAACAAGGAAAGAATCCTTTCGTCCTCGATTCCAAGGAGCCCAAAGCTTCGTTCCGCGACTTCCTGATGAGCGAGAGCCGTTACACTTCGCTGGCCAAGACGAATCCCGAAATGGCCGAGCAGCTCTATGCAAAGGCCGAGCGCGACGCCAAGAGACGTTATTGCGTGTACAAGAGTCTGGCTGAAGCTAAGCCTCTTGAAGCGGAATGA